CTTGATCCTCAACCTAATGCCAAAGAAGATTGAAACCGAAACTCAATTTTTACGCCTACTTTCGAATAGCCCACTGCAAGTGGATGTAGAGCTCTTGCGCATTGACGACAGGCCAAGCAAAAACACACCGACTGAACACCTTGATAACTTTTATCGTCAATTTGAGATGGTAAAAAATCGTAACTTTGATGGACTGATCATCACAGGCGCACCACTAGGTTTGGTTCAGTTTGAAGATGTGATCTACTGGGACCACCTAAAAACCATCATGGAGTGGGCTAATAAACACGTAACCTCGACCCTTTATGTTTGTTGGGCGGCGCAGGCAGGTTTAAAACTGCTTTATGATTTACCAAAACGAACTCGCAAAGAGAAGCTATCTGGAGTTTATCACCATGAAATTCATAACCCCTATCACCCGATACTACGAGGCTTTGACGACACCTTCTTAGCACCACATTCTCGTTATGCAGACTTCTCACCAGAATACTTATCAGACCATACGGATCTCGATATTCTGGCGACATCTGACATCGCAGGTGTCTACTTAGCGGCCACCAAAGACAAGCGAAATGTGTTCGTTACTGGGCATCCAGAATACGACGCTCATACACTTCACAATGAATACGTTAGAGACCTTGGCGAAGGGATGGAGCCGGTTATTCCGATCAACTACTATCCTAACAACAACCCGGATAACAAGCCTATTGCGAGCTGGCGCAGTCACGGACACCTTCTATTTTCAAACTGGCTAAACTATTGCGTTTATCAACAAACGCCATACGATCTGGATCATTTCAGCGAAGAAAACTTCACCAAAGACGACTGATTTATCTTGGCTGTGTTTTCATACTGGCACATTGATTCGAGCCGTTTGTCACCACTCTATTTTTAGTCAGTAACAAACGGCCTTTTTATGGTGAGTGGATCGCATTACCTCGCCTTTTTACCAATCAGCGGCTCGAGTTCTCCTATGATGTTTTAGTATTTAAAAGGAGCCTTTCAATGCCTTCACTCAAGCTAGCTAACCTATCCTCTTTCCTAGTTTTATTTGCGCTTACCGGCTGTGTATCAGTGACCGAAGGTGAGTCAAAAAAAGTTGAAGCCAATCCAATCGCAATGTCCGAGTCTAGAATCGCTCTTGGCCTAGGTTACATGGAACAAGAGAATATGGTTAGAGCACGAGAGAATCTCGAACTGGCAATTCAACATGCTCCGAGCTATTACCGCGCTCGTCTCTCGATGGCGCATTACTATGAAAAAGTAGGCGAAGTCGATGAAGCAATGAAAGAATATAAGAGCGCACTGCGACTGGATTCGAACAACGGTAACGTTCTTAACAACTACGGTACTTTTCTGTGTAAACAAGGTAACTACGACCAAGCCGACCGCTACTTCAATAAAGCCATTGACCAGCCTTTCTATTATCTGGTTTCGGCAAGCTATGAGAACGCAGGGTTTTGCGCGCTAAAGTCAGGTGATAGGGAACAGGCCAAATACTACTTCACTCGCGCTCTTGACCATGAGCCCAACCGCATCAAGTCGACGCTCCAACTAGCAAAAATTGAGGTGTCACAACGAGAGTTTCGAGATGCAAGATTACGCTTGTTTAAGTTCCACCAGCGTTATGGATATCAAATCCCCTCTTTGCAGATCTTAGTGGAGCTGGAATCAAAAGCAGGTAACCACGCGTTGCGTGATAAATACCAATCGATGCTTGATGAGATGAAAGTTTCCTAAAAAGCGATATCTATTAAAAAGCCGATGATTGAGTCTCATCAACCATCGGCTTTAATCCTTCAATCAGCTACAGCTAAAACATAACCTACTATTCAATGAGTTCAGCGAGTTACTTCAGTGAAATCCAAGTCTGACGCTGCGGCTTATCCATAAAGCTCCAGGCGACAAAACGACTGATTTTTTGTCCTTGCGCCATCTCAACAACTTTAACCTCTTTCGCATTAAGCTTAGCCAGTTGATCCTTTAATACGGAGACGTTTTCTTTCTTAGAAATCAAAGTGGTGAACCATAGAACTTGCATAGCAAACTCCAAGCTCTCCTTGGCTAAACCAGTGACGAATTTAGCTTCACCGCCAGGACACCATAGCTCCGCTTTTTGACCGCCAAAGTTAAGATCCGGTTTACTTTGCTTATTCGCCATTGCACTCGGACGCGAAACCTTTTTATCGAATTTGCCCTGCTTTTTTGCACGATTCGCTGCAAGGTTATCTAATTTTCGCTGAGTCCCTTTCTGTGCTTCTTCTAGAGAACTGTGGAATGGTGGGTTACACGTTGTGACATCGTAACGTTCATTATCCTTAATGATCCCTTTAAAGAAGGCAGCCGAATCGTGTTGTAATCGACAATGAATCTTATCTTTCAAGTTGCGGTTACTTTCAGCAATGAAGTTTGCCGCTTTCACTGAGACAGGGTCCACGTCACTTGCGTTGTAACGCCACCCGTACTCAGTCGTTCCAATGATTGGGTAGATACAGTTTGCTCCTACGCCAATATCAAGGGCTTTAACCTTGTCATGTGAATACGGCTTACCCTGACTCTCACTATTAAGTAGGTCGGCAACTCGATGAATGTAATCAGCTCGCCCCGGGATCGGTGGACACAAGTACCCCGCAGGAATATCCCAGTGTTGAACACCATAGTGGTGGGCTAGCAAAGCTTTATTTAATAACTTTACAGAGAGTGGATCAGAAAAGTTAATCGTTGAATCACCAACAGGATTTTTCACCAAGTGGTCTTGTAGTTCAGGCAGAGCTTTCACCAAAGCACTAAAGTCATACCGCCCTCGGTGTTGATTTCGTGGATGCAAGCCGCTTTTGACCTGTGGTTTCTTTACCGTAGTTTGACCAGATCTCTTTATAACTTTGCTTTGCTTGCTAGACGTAGAGCCTTTCTTTGACGAAACAGGCTTTTGCCCCTTAGACATCTTAGCTGATGTATTTTTTCTATCATTTCGACTTTTCGAGGCAAAATTGCGTTTA
The Vibrio pelagius genome window above contains:
- the metA gene encoding homoserine O-acetyltransferase MetA, with translation MPIRIPDQLPASDVLRQENIFVMPLSRASTQEIRPLRVLILNLMPKKIETETQFLRLLSNSPLQVDVELLRIDDRPSKNTPTEHLDNFYRQFEMVKNRNFDGLIITGAPLGLVQFEDVIYWDHLKTIMEWANKHVTSTLYVCWAAQAGLKLLYDLPKRTRKEKLSGVYHHEIHNPYHPILRGFDDTFLAPHSRYADFSPEYLSDHTDLDILATSDIAGVYLAATKDKRNVFVTGHPEYDAHTLHNEYVRDLGEGMEPVIPINYYPNNNPDNKPIASWRSHGHLLFSNWLNYCVYQQTPYDLDHFSEENFTKDD
- the pilW gene encoding type IV pilus biogenesis/stability protein PilW produces the protein MPSLKLANLSSFLVLFALTGCVSVTEGESKKVEANPIAMSESRIALGLGYMEQENMVRARENLELAIQHAPSYYRARLSMAHYYEKVGEVDEAMKEYKSALRLDSNNGNVLNNYGTFLCKQGNYDQADRYFNKAIDQPFYYLVSASYENAGFCALKSGDREQAKYYFTRALDHEPNRIKSTLQLAKIEVSQREFRDARLRLFKFHQRYGYQIPSLQILVELESKAGNHALRDKYQSMLDEMKVS